One genomic segment of Thermogemmatispora onikobensis includes these proteins:
- a CDS encoding regulatory protein RecX translates to MQITAIEPQANKSEQVNLFVDGQRLLTVNALVVERLGLVVGQELSPELLARLRREAALQQALDRALNYLSFRPRSRQEVHHYLRRRGVDPDLIEAVLERLTELGLVDDRAFATFWVESRERFHPEGARALQSELRARGVAPDVAAEVVSQGDDEERALRAGRKKVQMLLRSGASKNYEVFRNQLGAFLLRRGFSYETAKRVVRQLWHESRASAADVDPAGPADEPME, encoded by the coding sequence ATGCAGATTACCGCAATAGAGCCACAGGCGAACAAAAGCGAGCAGGTGAACCTCTTTGTCGACGGTCAGCGCCTGCTCACGGTCAATGCGCTGGTAGTGGAGCGCCTGGGCCTGGTCGTTGGTCAGGAGCTAAGCCCGGAGCTGCTGGCCCGGCTCCGACGAGAGGCTGCTCTCCAGCAGGCCCTCGATCGCGCCTTAAACTACCTCTCTTTTCGTCCACGCAGTCGCCAGGAAGTGCATCATTACCTGCGGCGGAGGGGGGTCGATCCCGATCTGATCGAGGCGGTGCTGGAGCGGCTCACCGAGTTAGGTCTGGTTGATGATCGGGCCTTTGCTACCTTCTGGGTGGAGTCGCGCGAGCGTTTTCATCCCGAGGGAGCCAGAGCCTTACAGAGCGAGCTGCGCGCGCGGGGGGTAGCGCCTGACGTCGCTGCCGAGGTGGTGAGCCAGGGAGACGATGAGGAGCGGGCCTTGCGGGCTGGCCGTAAGAAGGTGCAGATGCTCTTGCGCAGCGGGGCCTCTAAGAATTATGAAGTCTTCCGCAATCAGTTGGGGGCTTTTCTGCTGCGCCGTGGTTTCAGCTACGAGACGGCCAAGCGGGTCGTCCGCCAGCTCTGGCATGAGAGCCGTGCCAGCGCCGCGGACGTCGACCCCGCTGGTCCCGCTGATGAGCCTATGGAGTAG
- the panD gene encoding aspartate 1-decarboxylase, which produces MLRTMCKSKIHRATVTMADLNYVGSITIDQNLLEAANIYPYEKVQVVNVTNGSRLETYTIPGERGSGVICLNGAAARLNAVGDIVIVMSYALFTEEEIRSLKPRVVLVDEQNQITELREVPLIELLPEALAEETYAEAAR; this is translated from the coding sequence ATGCTGCGCACGATGTGCAAATCAAAGATTCATCGCGCTACCGTCACGATGGCTGATCTCAACTATGTCGGTAGCATCACCATCGATCAGAATCTCTTGGAGGCTGCTAACATCTATCCCTATGAAAAGGTCCAGGTCGTCAATGTCACTAATGGCTCGCGCCTGGAGACGTATACGATCCCTGGCGAGCGTGGCTCGGGGGTCATCTGCTTGAACGGCGCGGCTGCTCGCCTGAATGCCGTTGGCGACATTGTCATTGTGATGAGCTACGCCCTCTTTACCGAGGAAGAAATCCGCTCATTGAAGCCGCGCGTTGTCCTCGTCGATGAGCAGAACCAGATCACCGAGCTGCGCGAAGTTCCTCTGATCGAACTGCTGCCCGAGGCTTTGGCTGAAGAGACCTACGCCGAGGCCGCTCGCTAA
- a CDS encoding DUF402 domain-containing protein, translated as MLLEVEIQKMLVDGSEWGAWKGYQLPLSDEYVSIWTPVGTPMHWRPGTWILERHSLTYFWPHAWYTIHIGYDQQDGHFVSGYCDVVLPTDPYTSTSQRLIYVDLYVDVVIREDFSVYTKDQEVFERAAQRYPLVEQVRQRSFEVLAWLEEQAKEWSGPFAVIPRRLPLVDWERLSVEEMRAAWRTALQ; from the coding sequence ATGTTACTTGAAGTTGAAATACAGAAGATGCTCGTGGATGGCAGCGAGTGGGGCGCGTGGAAGGGCTATCAGCTCCCGCTGAGTGACGAGTATGTCTCGATCTGGACGCCAGTCGGTACGCCAATGCATTGGCGACCAGGCACCTGGATTCTAGAACGACATTCGCTTACCTACTTCTGGCCCCATGCCTGGTATACCATTCACATCGGCTACGACCAGCAGGATGGGCACTTTGTCAGCGGCTACTGCGATGTGGTGCTGCCAACCGATCCTTATACGAGTACCTCCCAACGGCTGATCTATGTGGACCTCTACGTTGATGTGGTGATTCGTGAGGATTTCAGCGTCTATACCAAAGACCAGGAGGTCTTCGAGCGAGCCGCTCAGCGCTATCCGCTGGTTGAGCAGGTGCGCCAGCGCTCGTTTGAGGTCCTGGCCTGGCTGGAAGAGCAGGCCAAAGAGTGGAGCGGCCCCTTCGCGGTGATCCCGCGCCGACTGCCGCTGGTGGACTGGGAACGGTTGAGCGTGGAGGAGATGCGCGCAGCCTGGCGCACCGCCCTTCAGTAG
- a CDS encoding serine/threonine-protein kinase, whose translation MPESENNAQRSQQSSSSSSSNRRRFGNYELVRRIDVGGMGEVYLARQHTAFGREVAIKIMRSDLVHDPIARQRFLREAEVNAHLKHEHILPLIEFGEEQGRLFFVTPYIEGGTLAQRLQRGPLPLSEVYTLFTALVQAVAYIHRRGVIHRDLKPSNVLLDRNNDGKVYVRLIDFGIATIQGQHADAPLTLPGNEVGTLAYMAPERLQGVAAVSNDIYSLGIILYQMLTGQPPSQEQPRANLPEPLAYVVERATAERPEERFSSAEELLAAFEQAYRASAAAKLESERRQSAQRAAAQTVPRPQAAAAPRAASRPPAPPGQTPPEVMTLQRSEDASDQSPYTPPARPSFRSGGRPPFSLSGQGGFAQEDYDAPTMDLGREVLSGASGPGGRFGSRPPRRRKNPWLALIFVTIALVLLLIGGLLFLEAPGLSTAAINITPRTSALSQVFTITASLKAKQVDTAGKIVPARVLSESKTLSQQGATTGRKCTLLVLDCKQSVDIVDQIRLANQAKQILVNQITQDLQRQLQQQNAQQVGDIVFSDVDEKTNPPIGVESSTVTVTLTEQGSVEYFLLGDVRSLVLQLLGQQAQQQLGAHAQLKTTQIGKVSVQSVDNQGTAILKVPAAALAQYLFSQDELEGMKSHIKGLKVNQARTYLQKLPGVDPASVSIHLAGSNNDLLPDDPQRIQIIPVNPTNLPSLQLPSTSGSGSAKATATASPTVKASSTP comes from the coding sequence ATGCCAGAGTCAGAGAATAACGCTCAGAGGAGCCAGCAAAGCAGCAGCAGCAGCAGCAGCAACCGACGGCGCTTCGGCAACTATGAGCTGGTGCGTCGCATAGATGTGGGTGGCATGGGCGAGGTCTACCTGGCCCGCCAGCACACGGCCTTTGGCCGCGAGGTAGCCATCAAGATCATGCGTTCCGATCTGGTGCATGATCCGATTGCACGTCAGCGCTTTCTGCGCGAGGCCGAGGTGAATGCCCACCTGAAGCATGAGCATATTCTCCCGTTGATCGAGTTTGGCGAGGAACAGGGGCGACTGTTCTTTGTCACCCCTTATATCGAAGGGGGCACGCTGGCCCAGCGCCTCCAGCGTGGCCCTCTTCCGCTATCCGAGGTCTACACGCTCTTCACTGCTCTGGTGCAAGCCGTGGCCTATATCCACCGCCGGGGCGTTATTCACCGTGATCTGAAGCCGAGCAATGTGCTGTTGGATCGCAACAACGATGGCAAGGTCTATGTGCGCCTCATCGATTTCGGCATTGCCACGATCCAGGGGCAGCATGCCGATGCGCCTTTGACCCTGCCCGGCAACGAGGTAGGGACGCTGGCCTATATGGCTCCCGAGCGCCTGCAGGGTGTTGCAGCCGTCAGCAACGACATCTATTCTCTCGGTATCATTCTCTACCAGATGCTCACTGGTCAGCCGCCCTCGCAGGAGCAGCCACGTGCCAACCTCCCTGAGCCGCTGGCCTACGTTGTAGAGCGTGCGACCGCCGAGCGTCCCGAAGAGCGCTTCAGCAGCGCCGAGGAGCTGCTGGCGGCCTTCGAGCAGGCCTATCGGGCGAGCGCCGCAGCGAAGCTGGAGAGCGAGCGTCGCCAGTCAGCTCAGCGGGCGGCTGCCCAAACTGTCCCACGTCCACAAGCTGCAGCCGCTCCGCGTGCTGCTTCTCGGCCACCGGCCCCGCCGGGCCAGACTCCTCCCGAGGTGATGACCTTGCAGCGTTCCGAAGATGCCTCCGACCAGTCTCCCTATACCCCCCCTGCCCGCCCATCGTTCCGTTCCGGAGGGCGACCGCCCTTTTCTCTCTCAGGACAGGGGGGCTTTGCACAGGAGGACTACGACGCGCCGACGATGGATCTGGGGCGCGAAGTCCTCAGCGGTGCCAGCGGCCCAGGCGGGAGGTTTGGCAGCCGTCCCCCTCGCCGGCGTAAGAATCCTTGGCTCGCCCTGATCTTCGTGACCATCGCCCTGGTGCTCTTGCTCATCGGCGGCCTGCTCTTTCTGGAGGCGCCCGGCCTGTCGACTGCCGCCATCAACATTACCCCTCGCACCAGCGCCCTCTCGCAGGTCTTCACGATCACCGCCAGCCTCAAGGCCAAGCAGGTGGACACGGCGGGCAAAATTGTTCCAGCCAGAGTGCTCAGCGAAAGCAAGACGCTTTCTCAGCAAGGAGCTACCACAGGCCGCAAGTGCACCTTACTGGTCCTCGACTGCAAACAATCGGTCGATATTGTCGATCAGATCAGGCTGGCCAACCAGGCCAAGCAAATTCTGGTCAACCAGATCACGCAAGATCTGCAGCGTCAGCTCCAGCAGCAAAACGCTCAGCAGGTGGGAGACATTGTCTTCTCCGACGTGGACGAGAAGACCAATCCCCCCATTGGGGTCGAGAGCAGTACTGTGACCGTCACTCTGACCGAACAGGGCAGCGTCGAGTACTTTCTCCTGGGAGATGTGCGCTCGTTGGTGTTGCAACTGTTGGGGCAACAGGCTCAGCAGCAACTGGGAGCCCACGCCCAGCTGAAGACGACCCAGATCGGCAAAGTGAGCGTGCAAAGCGTCGATAATCAGGGGACGGCCATCCTCAAGGTGCCTGCCGCGGCCTTAGCGCAGTACCTTTTCTCTCAAGATGAGCTGGAGGGCATGAAAAGCCATATCAAAGGCTTGAAGGTGAATCAGGCCCGCACCTATCTACAGAAGCTGCCAGGTGTTGATCCAGCGTCGGTCAGCATCCATCTCGCCGGCAGCAACAACGATCTGCTGCCCGATGATCCGCAGCGCATCCAGATCATTCCTGTCAATCCCACGAACCTGCCGAGCCTCCAGCTGCCCTCGACCAGTGGCTCCGGCTCGGCGAAGGCGACAGCCACAGCTTCGCCCACTGTCAAAGCCTCCTCTACTCCATAG